A genomic stretch from Candidatus Nitrotoga arctica includes:
- a CDS encoding cupin domain-containing protein produces MKTNSTMLGGLTTEAFLRDYWQKKPLLIRQAFSQFNGLLDQSQLFTLACTEDVQSRLVTQRHGQWQVQNGPFKATKFDNLGKSQWTVLVQGVNQHLPEGAALLKNFSFIPHARLDDLMVSYAPKGGGVGAHFDSYDVFLLQGSGHRRWQISAQQDHTLVEDAPLRILQRFQMEQEWVLAPGDMLYLPPHYAHNGIAESDCMTYSIGFRTPTYQELAEQFLVYLQDQVCLDGMYVDPDLKVQRHPSEISTDMLHQVAQSIRRIKWSKRDIANFIGSYLSDPKPHIFFDPPMKPLSRARFEQAIQTCGIAMALKTQMLCHNGVVFINGIAHTVSKYAYRELRSLADARQLDSTEGLSREAFELLYLWYTDGYIVPIVKQAISK; encoded by the coding sequence ATGAAAACCAATTCCACCATGCTTGGTGGGTTAACGACAGAAGCGTTTTTACGCGATTACTGGCAAAAAAAACCCTTACTCATTCGCCAAGCATTCTCGCAATTCAATGGATTGCTTGATCAATCACAGTTATTCACCTTGGCTTGCACTGAGGATGTGCAGTCACGCCTCGTGACCCAACGCCACGGTCAGTGGCAAGTGCAAAATGGCCCATTTAAAGCGACGAAGTTCGATAACTTGGGAAAAAGTCAGTGGACTGTACTGGTGCAAGGCGTGAATCAGCACCTGCCAGAAGGAGCCGCACTATTAAAGAATTTCAGCTTCATACCGCATGCGCGTTTGGATGATCTGATGGTGAGTTATGCCCCCAAAGGAGGGGGCGTGGGCGCGCATTTCGATTCTTATGATGTGTTTCTTTTGCAGGGTTCCGGCCATCGTCGCTGGCAAATTTCTGCACAACAGGATCATACACTGGTAGAAGATGCTCCATTGAGGATCCTGCAGCGCTTCCAAATGGAACAAGAGTGGGTGCTAGCACCAGGCGATATGCTTTACCTGCCGCCGCATTACGCTCATAACGGTATTGCCGAAAGCGATTGTATGACATATTCCATTGGTTTCCGCACCCCGACCTATCAAGAATTGGCGGAACAGTTTCTGGTGTACTTACAGGATCAAGTTTGCTTGGACGGCATGTATGTTGATCCGGATCTAAAAGTTCAACGCCATCCCTCAGAAATTAGTACGGATATGCTACATCAGGTAGCGCAGAGCATCCGGCGGATAAAATGGAGTAAGCGCGACATTGCCAATTTCATCGGTAGCTATCTCAGCGACCCTAAACCGCATATATTTTTTGATCCGCCTATGAAGCCACTTAGCCGTGCTCGCTTCGAACAGGCGATACAAACCTGCGGCATAGCGATGGCCCTGAAAACCCAAATGTTGTGTCATAACGGCGTGGTGTTCATTAATGGCATAGCACACACCGTCAGTAAATATGCTTATCGAGAATTACGTTCTCTCGCCGATGCGCGCCAGCTCGATTCCACTGAGGGTCTATCGCGGGAAGCATTTGAATTGCTTTATCTATGGTACACAGATGGATATATTGTACCTATTGTTAAGCAAGCAATAAGTAAATAA
- a CDS encoding MBL fold metallo-hydrolase — protein MRFASLGSGSEGNALVVQAGKTFVLMDCGFTLTDTCMRLARLGLAPGCLNGIVVTHEHGDHIAGVARLARKYSIPIWLTHGTFRAQFKFLSNIPKLTKIDSHRPFAIDGLLVQPFPVPHDAAEPVQYMFSDGAKRLGVLTDIGCSTPHIEVTLSGCDALVLECNHDAALLANSNYPLSLKQRVGGRFGHLNNADAAALLARLDYSRLQHIVAAHLSRKNNTPELAVYALSTALNCNPEWVAVAGQDEGLAWREIV, from the coding sequence ATGCGCTTCGCTTCACTTGGTAGCGGCAGCGAAGGTAATGCATTGGTAGTGCAAGCTGGCAAAACCTTTGTATTAATGGACTGCGGCTTTACTCTAACTGACACCTGTATGCGTCTGGCGCGTCTTGGCTTGGCTCCTGGTTGTCTTAACGGCATTGTGGTGACGCATGAACATGGCGACCACATTGCAGGAGTAGCGCGGCTAGCACGTAAGTATTCGATTCCGATATGGCTAACGCACGGCACATTTCGCGCGCAATTCAAATTTCTCAGCAATATACCCAAGCTGACAAAAATTGACTCTCATCGTCCCTTCGCTATTGATGGGTTGTTGGTGCAGCCTTTTCCTGTGCCACATGATGCGGCTGAGCCAGTACAGTATATGTTCAGCGATGGTGCAAAACGGTTAGGGGTATTGACCGATATTGGTTGTTCCACTCCTCATATCGAAGTGACGCTTAGCGGCTGTGATGCGTTGGTGCTGGAATGCAATCATGATGCTGCACTGTTGGCCAACAGTAATTACCCACTAAGTCTCAAACAACGTGTCGGTGGACGATTCGGACATCTGAATAATGCGGACGCGGCAGCACTGCTGGCTCGGTTGGACTATAGCCGTTTGCAGCATATTGTGGCTGCACATTTAAGCCGTAAAAATAACACGCCTGAACTGGCGGTATATGCGTTAAGTACAGCACTCAATTGCAACCCAGAATGGGTTGCGGTGGCTGGACAAGACGAAGGGCTTGCCTGGCGAGAAATTGTTTAG
- the bamC gene encoding outer membrane protein assembly factor BamC translates to MRTLYLTVLFFSLLILAGCSAIGIENKRVDYKSAAIKIPALEVPPDLTTPAIRNQHTIPGSDGEIVTNFSDFAKGGQVAQVGVDTTVLPEVKNVHLERNGTQRWLVVGEKVEKVWPLVKEFWQEQGFIIKSDNPAAGLIETDWTERRAKIQQSGLGKILGKVFDKLHSSGVQDMYRTRLERSKDGSSSEIYISHSGMEEALDVDKNGYKWRPRPNDPELEANMLQLLMIKLGGSTEGQVQAGQIPKSQEAVMPKLQEINGNKIIILNEPFDKSWRKIGLALDQAGIEVQDKDRVSGIYFVSASKDIAKKSWVNNLMFWRNDSDRKSTKNSVEGTARYQVTVRENNAGCEVSVLNQGGGKDQATQRIMDLLYKQLTK, encoded by the coding sequence ATGAGAACACTATATTTAACCGTATTATTTTTTTCATTATTGATTTTGGCCGGGTGCAGTGCCATTGGCATTGAAAACAAGCGTGTTGATTATAAATCTGCCGCAATCAAGATCCCGGCGCTAGAAGTTCCACCTGACCTGACTACTCCTGCAATTAGAAATCAACATACGATACCGGGCAGTGATGGCGAGATTGTGACAAATTTTTCTGATTTTGCTAAGGGAGGCCAAGTGGCGCAAGTTGGTGTTGACACCACTGTTTTGCCGGAAGTGAAGAATGTGCATTTAGAACGTAATGGCACGCAGCGTTGGCTAGTCGTGGGGGAAAAAGTAGAGAAGGTGTGGCCGCTGGTTAAAGAATTCTGGCAGGAACAAGGTTTTATCATCAAATCCGACAATCCTGCGGCTGGTCTCATCGAAACAGACTGGACGGAGAGGCGCGCCAAAATTCAGCAAAGTGGCTTAGGTAAAATACTTGGCAAGGTATTCGACAAACTTCATTCATCTGGCGTGCAGGACATGTATCGTACCCGCTTGGAGCGTAGCAAGGATGGCAGCAGTTCGGAAATTTATATTAGCCATAGCGGCATGGAAGAAGCGTTGGATGTGGATAAGAACGGCTATAAATGGAGGCCTCGTCCGAATGATCCTGAGCTGGAAGCCAACATGTTGCAGTTATTGATGATCAAGTTAGGCGGTAGCACGGAAGGCCAGGTTCAGGCAGGGCAAATACCTAAGTCGCAAGAGGCCGTCATGCCGAAGCTACAAGAAATAAACGGCAACAAAATCATTATATTGAACGAGCCATTTGACAAAAGTTGGCGCAAGATAGGACTGGCGTTAGATCAGGCGGGCATCGAGGTGCAGGACAAGGATAGAGTCAGCGGCATATACTTTGTGAGTGCGAGCAAGGATATAGCGAAGAAAAGTTGGGTCAATAATTTGATGTTCTGGCGCAATGATAGCGACCGAAAATCTACTAAAAATTCGGTCGAAGGAACTGCACGCTATCAGGTGACCGTGCGTGAGAATAACGCTGGTTGTGAAGTCAGTGTTCTCAACCAAGGTGGTGGTAAGGATCAAGCCACGCAGCGTATTATGGATCTATTGTACAAACAGTTGACCAAGTAG
- the dapA gene encoding 4-hydroxy-tetrahydrodipicolinate synthase: protein MIKGSIVAIVTPMQEDGGLDLAAFRALIDFHIMQGTDGIVVVGTTGESPTVDLTEHESLIQVAVEHVAGRIPVIAGTGANSTKEAIELAAFSKKAGADASLTVVPYYNKPTQEGLYLHFKAIAEAVDMPHILYNVPGRTCVGIHNDIVLRLAQIPNIVGIKDASGDIERGSDLLQRAPKDFAIYSGDDASALALILLGAHGTISVTANVAPKLMHEMCLAALNGEVVKAREINFRLLGLHRYLFIEANPIPVKWAVSSMGKMKNVLRLPLTPLSLVSQDLVEDAMRQAGAIN from the coding sequence ATGATTAAGGGCAGTATTGTTGCAATCGTGACCCCAATGCAAGAAGACGGCGGTCTGGATTTAGCTGCGTTCCGCGCACTAATTGATTTTCATATTATGCAGGGCACGGATGGTATCGTAGTGGTTGGCACTACAGGCGAATCGCCTACGGTGGATTTAACTGAACATGAGTCGTTGATTCAGGTGGCAGTGGAGCACGTGGCCGGGCGCATTCCAGTGATTGCAGGAACAGGCGCTAATTCAACGAAAGAAGCTATCGAATTGGCAGCTTTCTCAAAAAAGGCAGGCGCAGATGCTTCGCTGACAGTGGTGCCGTATTACAATAAGCCAACACAGGAAGGTTTGTACTTGCACTTCAAAGCTATTGCCGAGGCTGTGGATATGCCGCATATCCTCTATAACGTGCCGGGACGCACTTGTGTGGGCATACATAATGATATTGTGCTGCGCTTGGCACAGATTCCTAATATCGTTGGCATTAAGGATGCAAGTGGGGATATCGAGCGTGGAAGTGATCTATTACAGCGGGCGCCCAAAGATTTCGCGATCTACAGTGGTGATGATGCGAGTGCGTTGGCATTGATACTGCTGGGCGCACATGGCACGATTTCTGTTACCGCCAACGTGGCACCCAAGTTAATGCATGAGATGTGCTTAGCAGCCTTGAACGGTGAAGTGGTCAAGGCGCGCGAGATCAATTTCCGCTTGCTTGGGTTGCACCGCTACTTGTTTATTGAGGCCAACCCTATACCGGTAAAATGGGCTGTGTCGTCTATGGGAAAAATGAAAAATGTACTGCGCCTGCCGCTTACACCACTGTCTTTAGTCTCCCAAGATCTAGTTGAGGATGCGATGCGCCAGGCAGGAGCGATCAATTAG
- a CDS encoding FKBP-type peptidyl-prolyl cis-trans isomerase → MYKIKKLLFSGMLLIPMMLPTQNAFSAADNVTTVVTKLIKIDQKIGDGKEAVAGKTVDVHYTGWLYNATMPNNKGTKFDSSRDRGAHFSFPLGEGRVIKGWDQGVAGMKVGGQRTLIIPADLGYGARGAGSAIPPNAALIFDVELFGVH, encoded by the coding sequence GTGTATAAAATTAAAAAATTATTATTTTCTGGCATGCTTCTTATACCTATGATGTTGCCGACCCAGAATGCATTTTCTGCCGCCGATAATGTAACGACTGTTGTTACAAAACTCATTAAAATAGATCAGAAAATTGGCGATGGTAAAGAAGCCGTAGCAGGTAAAACGGTCGACGTGCACTACACGGGCTGGCTTTATAATGCAACCATGCCAAATAATAAAGGTACAAAATTTGATAGTTCCCGCGATCGTGGTGCACATTTTTCTTTTCCATTAGGTGAAGGGCGCGTAATTAAAGGCTGGGATCAAGGAGTCGCTGGTATGAAAGTCGGCGGTCAACGCACGCTCATTATTCCGGCTGACTTGGGTTATGGCGCACGAGGGGCAGGAAGTGCTATTCCGCCAAATGCAGCATTGATTTTTGATGTTGAATTGTTCGGCGTTCACTAA
- a CDS encoding pilus assembly protein PilM — protein MIKGKLNIPLDFLYTKRPPLVGVDICSSSIKIVELSELAKKNGYVIEHYAIEPLPQNAVSDGNVNDLEAVSECLRRAWKRMGTRIKNISLALPAAAVISKKILLPSGLNEEDMEYQVEAEANQYIPFAIDEVNLDFQVIGPAPGNTAEIEILLAASRNANVEDRVAVAQVAGLKVMVMDVEHYAAEMAFDQVRLQLPGGATDQCVALVDIGANVMNVNIMRNGQSVYMRDQQMGGDQLTQYIQNAFGLSAEEAEAGKLNGGLPENYESDVLAPFRESVAGEVFRAIQLFYTSTQFNEVSYIVLAGGCAALSNLDDAVATRTQVKTLVANPFAHMSLSGRINQRQLQIDAPALMIACGLAMRRFDPS, from the coding sequence ATGATCAAAGGCAAATTAAATATTCCATTAGATTTCTTGTATACCAAGAGACCGCCTTTAGTCGGGGTCGATATTTGCTCGTCTTCAATCAAAATTGTGGAGCTAAGCGAATTAGCGAAAAAAAACGGCTATGTGATTGAGCATTATGCAATAGAACCATTGCCCCAAAACGCTGTAAGCGATGGCAACGTCAATGATCTGGAGGCAGTTTCGGAATGTCTGCGACGCGCTTGGAAACGAATGGGGACTCGCATTAAAAATATTAGCCTTGCACTTCCCGCTGCTGCCGTGATTAGCAAAAAAATTTTGCTGCCTAGTGGATTGAATGAGGAAGATATGGAGTATCAGGTGGAGGCAGAAGCAAATCAGTACATACCATTTGCTATTGACGAGGTTAACCTGGATTTTCAGGTCATAGGCCCAGCACCTGGCAATACTGCAGAAATCGAAATACTGTTGGCTGCCTCGCGTAATGCTAACGTTGAAGACCGCGTTGCTGTCGCACAAGTGGCCGGACTCAAGGTGATGGTGATGGATGTAGAGCATTACGCCGCTGAAATGGCATTTGATCAGGTCCGTTTGCAATTGCCGGGGGGCGCCACTGATCAATGCGTAGCGTTGGTAGATATAGGTGCAAACGTCATGAATGTAAACATAATGCGCAACGGGCAATCGGTGTACATGCGCGACCAACAAATGGGTGGTGATCAATTAACACAATATATCCAGAATGCGTTCGGCTTGTCCGCTGAGGAGGCAGAAGCAGGCAAACTTAATGGCGGATTGCCGGAAAATTACGAAAGCGACGTGCTGGCACCATTCCGCGAAAGCGTGGCGGGCGAAGTGTTTCGTGCCATTCAGCTTTTCTATACCTCAACCCAGTTCAACGAAGTAAGCTACATTGTTTTAGCTGGTGGCTGCGCAGCACTTTCTAATTTGGATGATGCTGTAGCAACACGTACACAGGTGAAAACACTGGTGGCGAATCCATTTGCTCACATGAGCTTATCCGGGCGCATTAATCAGCGCCAATTACAGATTGATGCGCCAGCGCTAATGATTGCCTGTGGTCTTGCGATGAGGAGGTTTGATCCTTCATGA
- a CDS encoding PilN domain-containing protein codes for MIRINLLPHRAEKRKARQIQFYAFSAITLVLATMLVGFVHIVINTQIEYQERRNRYLTDQIALLDKQISEIKHLKMEIAALMERKTVVEKLQSTRSDVVHLLDQMLNILPESVYLKSIKQIGNKVDLVGFTQSNARVSTLMRSIDSSQWLESPTLVQISATTANANGPRLNEFTLNFNLTTQVPTTPVSPVKPAGTKG; via the coding sequence ATGATACGCATTAATTTATTACCGCATCGTGCTGAGAAGCGCAAAGCGCGGCAGATTCAGTTCTACGCGTTCAGCGCCATCACGTTAGTGTTGGCAACAATGCTTGTTGGTTTTGTACATATTGTCATTAACACGCAAATTGAATATCAGGAACGCCGCAACCGATATCTGACAGATCAAATTGCCCTGCTAGACAAGCAGATCTCTGAAATAAAGCATCTAAAGATGGAGATTGCAGCACTGATGGAGCGGAAAACCGTGGTTGAAAAACTGCAAAGTACCCGCTCAGATGTGGTGCATCTACTGGATCAGATGTTAAATATTTTGCCAGAAAGCGTGTATTTAAAATCAATTAAACAGATTGGCAACAAAGTTGACCTGGTTGGCTTTACTCAGTCGAATGCGCGGGTATCCACTCTGATGCGCTCTATTGATAGTTCTCAATGGCTAGAATCGCCGACACTGGTTCAAATTTCTGCAACAACCGCGAATGCGAATGGGCCACGCTTGAATGAATTTACTCTGAATTTCAATTTGACCACTCAGGTACCAACAACCCCCGTTTCTCCGGTTAAGCCAGCTGGCACGAAAGGTTAG
- a CDS encoding type 4a pilus biogenesis protein PilO, producing MTVLLLGAVFDWRDRWEALSNAKQIETTLKTDFKTKKAIAINLDVINKKLTEARQSFDALLKQLPSKSEMDALLTDINQAGLGHGLQFELFRPGAEIITGVFAEQAITIKVTGNYDDIGKFASDIAQLPRIVSLSEISINPTGGHLTMDTIAKTYRYLDDEELTVQKQSSKTAGAHK from the coding sequence GTGACCGTTTTACTTTTAGGTGCTGTATTTGACTGGAGGGATCGTTGGGAAGCGCTGAGCAATGCCAAACAAATTGAGACTACATTAAAAACAGATTTCAAGACCAAAAAGGCAATAGCCATCAATCTGGATGTTATCAATAAAAAACTTACGGAAGCCAGGCAATCGTTTGATGCGTTGCTGAAACAATTGCCGAGCAAGTCAGAAATGGACGCGTTGCTGACTGATATTAATCAGGCTGGCCTGGGTCACGGTCTCCAATTTGAATTGTTTAGACCCGGCGCCGAGATTATTACCGGCGTGTTTGCTGAGCAGGCAATTACCATTAAAGTAACGGGCAATTATGATGACATTGGTAAGTTTGCTAGCGATATTGCCCAATTGCCGCGCATCGTATCGTTAAGCGAAATTAGCATTAATCCAACGGGAGGACACCTGACTATGGATACGATAGCTAAAACATATCGCTATTTAGACGATGAAGAATTAACTGTTCAAAAACAATCGTCTAAAACCGCTGGAGCACACAAATGA
- a CDS encoding pilus assembly protein PilP produces MRPAYLLLFTSLLLSACADEEFQDLRNFVKDTGSGMRGKVDPPPEIKPYEPFVYDNSTALPDPFKPRKPEVKSGDLPGLNQPDMKRRRETLEESPLESLKMVGFLYKTKVGHAIVRSSDGKLHRVKTGNYLGSNFGQIISVTETEVKIKEIVQDSAGDWTERISSLPLME; encoded by the coding sequence ATGAGACCCGCTTATTTGCTGCTATTCACATCTTTATTGTTGTCTGCCTGTGCTGACGAGGAGTTTCAGGACTTGCGCAATTTCGTCAAAGACACTGGAAGTGGAATGCGTGGCAAGGTGGATCCACCCCCCGAGATTAAGCCTTATGAGCCATTTGTTTATGATAACTCTACAGCTTTGCCCGATCCATTCAAACCACGCAAGCCCGAAGTGAAAAGTGGCGATCTCCCTGGCCTCAATCAGCCGGATATGAAACGACGTCGAGAAACACTGGAAGAATCCCCATTAGAAAGTTTAAAGATGGTTGGTTTCCTTTATAAGACTAAAGTTGGTCATGCCATCGTACGCTCGTCGGATGGCAAGCTGCATCGAGTCAAGACAGGCAATTACCTGGGATCAAATTTTGGTCAAATTATTTCAGTCACAGAAACCGAAGTGAAAATCAAGGAAATCGTGCAAGATAGTGCGGGAGACTGGACGGAACGTATAAGTAGTTTGCCATTGATGGAATGA